In Nostoc sp. CENA543, a single genomic region encodes these proteins:
- a CDS encoding 2-succinylbenzoate--CoA ligase has translation MNLGDKISFQELIHHDLLIGEDNQKLRQIATKIYTELTQLSQLHHPLKIIIAEREPVKFLASFIAAYAANCQVFLCNPDWGKQEWDQVFTLVKPDIILATETLPKFLHSSFPIPHAPFPMPHSLIMIPTGGSSGKIKFAMHTWETLTASVQGFQEYFQLKQINSFCILPLYHVSGFMQFVRAVITGGKLVSLSFKSIELAPNYQINPQEFFISLVPTQLQRLLQNQELTTWLAKFQTVLLGGAPAWEELLAKAKFHSIRLAPTYGMTETASQIATLKPDDFLNGKISSGQILPHAQVKIRNNQGEVLPANQIGHITIQAKSLALGYYPNFWHDQDNFAVDDLGFLDEQGYLKIVGRNSDKIISGGENIYPIEIESAILQTQMVSDVCVIGVPDQDWGQALTAIYVPQNIEVSAENMKNALKNQLSKFKIPKYWIPLDTLPRNTQGKINRQTLQIIATEFLLNHKVD, from the coding sequence ATGAATCTTGGCGACAAAATTTCTTTTCAAGAACTAATTCACCATGATTTGCTAATTGGTGAAGATAACCAAAAACTCCGACAAATCGCCACCAAAATTTACACCGAACTCACCCAATTATCTCAGCTGCATCACCCATTAAAAATCATCATAGCTGAACGCGAACCAGTCAAATTTTTAGCCAGTTTTATCGCTGCCTATGCAGCCAACTGTCAAGTATTTCTATGTAATCCCGATTGGGGAAAACAAGAATGGGATCAAGTATTTACCCTAGTCAAACCCGACATTATCTTAGCCACAGAAACCTTACCCAAATTCCTCCATTCTTCATTCCCCATTCCCCATGCCCCATTCCCCATGCCCCATTCCCTAATCATGATCCCCACCGGTGGTTCATCGGGAAAAATTAAATTTGCGATGCACACCTGGGAAACTCTCACAGCATCAGTGCAGGGATTTCAAGAATATTTTCAGCTAAAACAAATTAATTCATTTTGTATTTTACCCTTATATCATGTTAGCGGTTTCATGCAATTTGTGCGTGCCGTGATTACTGGTGGTAAACTCGTGAGTCTTTCCTTCAAATCAATAGAACTAGCCCCCAATTACCAAATTAATCCTCAAGAATTTTTTATATCTTTAGTACCGACACAATTACAAAGACTGCTACAAAATCAAGAATTAACTACATGGCTAGCTAAATTCCAAACTGTTCTTTTAGGTGGTGCGCCTGCGTGGGAAGAATTATTAGCAAAAGCTAAATTTCACAGTATCCGTTTAGCACCAACCTATGGCATGACAGAAACAGCTTCTCAAATTGCTACACTTAAACCTGATGATTTTCTAAATGGTAAAATTAGTAGTGGTCAAATTCTTCCCCATGCTCAAGTTAAGATTCGCAACAATCAAGGAGAAGTTTTACCAGCTAATCAAATAGGCCATATTACCATTCAAGCTAAATCTTTAGCCCTTGGTTACTACCCCAATTTTTGGCATGATCAAGATAATTTTGCTGTAGATGATTTAGGTTTTTTGGATGAACAAGGTTATTTAAAAATAGTAGGACGTAATAGCGATAAAATTATCTCCGGTGGAGAAAACATTTATCCTATAGAAATCGAGTCCGCTATCCTACAAACACAAATGGTTAGTGATGTGTGTGTAATTGGTGTGCCTGATCAAGATTGGGGACAAGCATTAACAGCGATTTACGTTCCTCAAAATATAGAAGTCAGTGCGGAAAATATGAAAAACGCACTCAAAAATCAACTCAGCAAATTTAAAATCCCTAAATACTGGATTCCTCTAGATACTTTACCCCGTAACACCCAAGGTAAAATTAATCGTCAAACATTACAAATCATAGCTACAGAATTTTTGCTTAACCATAAAGTTGATTAA
- a CDS encoding o-succinylbenzoate synthase codes for MYQFEFRTISRKFARSLVTSHGIWDTREAIILRLCDSTGNVGWGEIAPISWFGSETLEQALDFCRQLPPEITATTILSIPDNLPACQFGFESALEVLGNQFKIPYGKASLQNSKFKIPEWGLGTGDKVDCISHSPCLIPNAPFPMPHSQYSALLPTGEAALNQWQTLWREGYRTFKWKIGVDDISQELQIFDLLTQALPNSAKLRLDANGGLNYEQAQLWLETCDHWQKNPQSQVEIEFIEQPLAVTDFFQMVALSQSYNTAIALDESVATLQQLKTCYEQGWRGIFVIKPAIAGYPSRLRKFCQQHEIDAVFSSVFETAIARFAALKLAAELSHKNRAVGFGINHFFTQAE; via the coding sequence ATGTACCAATTTGAATTTCGTACAATATCGCGGAAATTTGCGCGATCGCTGGTTACTAGTCATGGAATTTGGGATACTCGCGAAGCCATTATTCTCAGATTGTGTGATTCCACGGGGAATGTCGGCTGGGGAGAAATTGCCCCTATTAGTTGGTTTGGTTCGGAAACTCTCGAACAAGCTTTAGATTTCTGTCGCCAACTCCCCCCAGAAATTACTGCCACAACAATTCTTTCTATCCCTGATAATTTACCCGCTTGTCAATTTGGCTTTGAATCGGCGTTGGAGGTATTGGGGAATCAATTCAAAATACCCTACGGGAAGGCAAGCCTACAAAATTCAAAATTCAAAATTCCAGAATGGGGACTGGGAACTGGGGACAAGGTAGACTGTATTTCTCATTCCCCCTGCCTCATTCCCAATGCCCCATTCCCAATGCCCCATTCCCAATACAGTGCCTTACTCCCCACCGGGGAAGCAGCTTTAAATCAATGGCAAACTCTTTGGCGGGAAGGATATCGCACGTTTAAGTGGAAAATTGGCGTAGATGATATTAGTCAGGAACTCCAAATATTTGATTTACTGACACAAGCTTTACCCAACTCTGCCAAACTGCGTTTAGATGCTAACGGTGGCTTGAATTATGAACAGGCGCAATTATGGTTAGAGACTTGTGATCATTGGCAAAAAAATCCCCAATCCCAGGTTGAAATTGAATTTATTGAACAACCGTTAGCTGTAACAGATTTTTTTCAGATGGTGGCATTGAGTCAATCTTATAACACTGCGATCGCCCTAGATGAATCCGTCGCCACACTCCAACAATTGAAGACTTGTTACGAACAAGGTTGGCGAGGAATATTTGTGATTAAACCAGCCATTGCGGGTTATCCTTCACGCCTGCGAAAATTTTGCCAACAGCATGAAATTGACGCAGTATTTTCATCGGTATTTGAAACTGCGATCGCTAGATTTGCTGCACTCAAGTTAGCAGCAGAATTATCTCACAAAAACAGGGCTGTTGGTTTTGGCATCAATCACTTTTTTACTCAAGCAGAATAA
- the menA gene encoding 2-carboxy-1,4-naphthoquinone phytyltransferase, translated as MTTKQISRPKSKLWMAAIKPPMYSVAIMPIWVGTSVAFAETKSFNVGIFSTFVLAAILILAWENISNDVFDAETGIDINKHHSLVNLTGKKNLVFWLGNLCLIAGLLGILAIAIWQQDPTVIGIILLCCGLGYMYQGPPFRLGYQGLGEILCFFAFGPLGITAAYYSQTKTWSLTGLAVSIIVGIVTSLILYCSHFHQVKDDIAAGKKSPIVRLGTATGAKVLTWFTASIYPLTSLFVLLGVFPVWTLLSWLSLPYAFKLCRHVQENHDYPEKVSNCKFIAVAVHFWSCLLLGVGFAIAGF; from the coding sequence ATGACTACAAAACAAATTTCCCGTCCCAAGAGTAAATTATGGATGGCGGCAATTAAACCGCCCATGTACAGCGTAGCTATTATGCCAATTTGGGTTGGAACGTCTGTAGCATTTGCAGAGACTAAAAGTTTTAATGTAGGAATATTTTCTACTTTTGTTTTAGCTGCAATTTTGATTCTGGCGTGGGAAAATATCAGTAATGATGTGTTTGATGCAGAGACAGGTATTGATATAAATAAACACCACTCGCTGGTGAATTTAACTGGTAAGAAGAATTTAGTATTTTGGTTAGGAAACCTGTGTTTAATAGCAGGTTTATTGGGGATATTAGCGATCGCCATTTGGCAACAAGATCCCACAGTCATTGGCATAATTCTCCTATGCTGCGGTTTAGGCTATATGTACCAAGGGCCGCCTTTCCGTCTAGGATACCAAGGTTTAGGCGAAATTCTTTGCTTTTTTGCCTTTGGGCCTTTGGGCATCACCGCCGCCTACTACAGTCAAACCAAAACTTGGTCACTCACTGGTTTAGCTGTTTCCATTATTGTAGGGATTGTCACCAGTTTGATTTTATATTGCTCACACTTTCACCAAGTTAAAGACGACATCGCCGCCGGTAAAAAATCGCCCATTGTGCGTTTAGGCACAGCCACAGGTGCAAAAGTCCTGACTTGGTTTACAGCTAGCATTTACCCACTCACCTCACTGTTTGTCTTATTGGGAGTTTTCCCAGTATGGACGCTTCTTAGCTGGCTAAGTCTACCTTACGCCTTCAAATTGTGTCGCCATGTCCAAGAAAATCATGACTACCCCGAAAAAGTCAGCAACTGTAAATTCATCGCCGTAGCTGTACATTTTTGGAGTTGCTTGTTATTGGGTGTAGGATTTGCGATCGCAGGGTTTTGA
- a CDS encoding isochorismate synthase MenF translates to MTVSPCRSNFAVKQKDLYQFLLDVQENCLKNNCGQIVSISLSIDLVDPLIVLDKLAQANEINFYFENKSKGEAIAAIDAVKKIQINGKDRFHQAEYFIQSHLKNIMTFGETNADFTGPHFFCYFSFFDQHYTDDYPFPAATVFLPRWQISVKDEQCNLVINTVINDNFNIQLFLQKISHKIENIRSLKHHTPTQDYFPAIFTHKPVKNTETFKSSVISVLEKINSSHLSKIVLADVLDVNSNQNFNLFNSLNNLRKTHPNCYIFSTSNGKGQSFIGASPERLISIHHQQLITDALAGSAPRGKTPAEDAANANRLLNSEKERHEHLLVMNFITQRLTQLGLLPQVLAPRLRQLSNIQHLWTPISAIVPANVHPLKIVAQLHPTPAVAGAARDIACAEIRRYENFERGLYAAPLGWVDSQGNCEFIVGIRSALIDGDRARLYAGAGIVAGSDPEREFAEVQLKLQALLKALV, encoded by the coding sequence ATGACAGTTTCACCATGTCGTAGTAACTTTGCTGTAAAACAAAAAGACCTCTACCAATTTTTGCTAGACGTTCAAGAAAACTGCCTCAAAAATAATTGTGGGCAAATTGTCAGCATTTCTCTATCAATTGATTTGGTAGATCCTTTGATAGTATTAGATAAATTAGCGCAAGCAAATGAAATAAATTTTTACTTTGAGAATAAAAGCAAAGGCGAGGCGATCGCAGCTATCGACGCGGTGAAGAAAATCCAGATTAATGGTAAAGACAGATTTCATCAAGCTGAGTATTTTATTCAATCTCACCTGAAAAACATCATGACATTTGGTGAGACAAACGCAGATTTTACTGGCCCGCACTTTTTTTGCTACTTTAGCTTTTTTGATCAACACTATACAGATGATTACCCTTTTCCTGCGGCGACAGTTTTCTTACCACGCTGGCAAATTTCTGTCAAAGATGAGCAATGTAATTTAGTAATTAATACTGTTATCAATGATAATTTTAATATTCAGTTATTTTTACAAAAAATTAGCCATAAAATAGAAAATATCCGTTCTTTAAAGCATCATACGCCCACACAAGATTATTTTCCTGCAATTTTCACCCACAAGCCTGTCAAAAATACAGAAACTTTTAAAAGTTCTGTAATATCAGTTTTAGAAAAAATTAACTCTAGTCATCTGAGCAAGATTGTTTTAGCAGATGTTTTAGATGTAAATTCCAATCAGAATTTTAATTTATTTAATTCCTTAAATAATCTGCGAAAAACTCATCCCAATTGTTATATTTTTTCTACCAGTAACGGCAAAGGACAAAGTTTTATTGGTGCGAGTCCCGAAAGATTAATTAGTATTCATCATCAACAATTAATTACTGACGCATTGGCGGGTTCTGCACCCAGAGGGAAAACTCCAGCAGAAGATGCAGCTAATGCAAATCGCCTACTTAACAGCGAAAAAGAAAGACATGAACATTTACTGGTGATGAATTTCATTACTCAACGCCTTACCCAATTAGGTTTATTACCCCAAGTTTTAGCACCACGCCTGAGACAATTATCTAACATTCAGCACCTCTGGACACCGATTAGTGCGATCGTTCCGGCTAATGTGCATCCTTTAAAAATTGTCGCCCAATTACACCCCACGCCAGCCGTCGCCGGTGCAGCCAGAGATATCGCCTGTGCAGAGATTCGCCGTTATGAAAACTTTGAAAGAGGCTTATACGCTGCGCCTTTAGGTTGGGTAGACTCTCAGGGTAACTGTGAATTTATCGTGGGGATTCGTTCGGCTCTAATTGACGGCGATCGCGCTAGACTTTACGCTGGTGCTGGTATCGTCGCCGGTTCTGATCCTGAACGCGAATTTGCAGAAGTGCAACTTAAGCTTCAGGCTTTGTTAAAGGCTTTAGTTTAA